From Echinicola soli, a single genomic window includes:
- a CDS encoding amidohydrolase family protein, translated as MRIDSHQHFWQYHPHKHAWIDDSMKVIQRDFLPIDLKPLLDKEGFDGTVVVQADESLEENTFLLDLAAQNPWIKKVVGWVDLCSENILTDLEKYAQEQNMTGFRMILQGQPPELMAASSFRNGISNLEKFGFTYDILIFPHHLDEAIDLVSQFPHQPFVIDHLAKPYIKDGKIDKWATKMNVLAERENVFCKVSGMVTEADWSNWTKEGLKPYLDVVFGAFGTKRLMFGSDWPVAKVAADYPLNVSIVQDYIKQLSQDEQADIMGNTAALFYNIK; from the coding sequence ATGAGAATCGACTCACATCAGCATTTTTGGCAATATCACCCTCATAAACATGCTTGGATAGATGACAGCATGAAGGTCATCCAACGGGACTTTTTGCCAATAGACCTGAAGCCACTTTTGGATAAGGAAGGATTTGATGGGACCGTGGTGGTACAGGCTGACGAATCATTGGAGGAAAATACATTTTTGCTCGACCTGGCAGCCCAAAACCCATGGATCAAAAAAGTAGTGGGCTGGGTGGATCTGTGCTCAGAAAATATCTTGACAGACCTCGAAAAATACGCCCAAGAACAAAATATGACGGGATTCAGGATGATCCTCCAAGGACAACCTCCTGAGCTAATGGCAGCATCATCCTTCAGAAACGGAATCAGCAATCTCGAAAAATTCGGCTTCACCTACGACATCCTTATTTTCCCCCATCACCTAGACGAGGCTATCGATCTGGTGAGCCAATTCCCCCATCAGCCCTTTGTGATCGACCATCTGGCCAAACCATATATCAAAGATGGTAAAATAGACAAATGGGCAACAAAGATGAATGTGCTGGCGGAAAGGGAGAATGTTTTCTGTAAAGTCTCCGGTATGGTCACAGAAGCTGATTGGAGCAATTGGACAAAAGAGGGCTTGAAACCATACTTGGATGTGGTTTTTGGAGCTTTTGGCACCAAAAGATTGATGTTTGGTAGTGACTGGCCGGTAGCTAAAGTGGCTGCAGATTATCCTTTGAATGTTTCCATTGTTCAAGATTACATCAAACAGTTAAGCCAAGACGAACAAGCCGATATCATGGGAAACACAGCTGCATTATTTTATAACATTAAATAA
- a CDS encoding fumarylacetoacetate hydrolase family protein — MKLLRFGNPGEEKPGIEKANGTRIDCSAFGEDWTEDFLDKDGLKRLAIWLESNEASCPKVGSDVRLGPPIKRPSKIICIGLNYSLHAKESGMDVPKQPVIFMKATSSLCGPNDDIIIPRNSEKTDWEVELAVMIGKKASYVDKEKAMDYVAGYCLLNDVSERDFQLNHGGQWVKGKSNDHFSPLGPYLVTKDEIKDPHNLRLWLKRNGKMLQDSNTSDLVFDIPTLVSHLSNYMTLLPGDIISTGTPAGVGLGLNPPTYLKEGDVVELGIDGLGTSSQKAVNYKG; from the coding sequence ATGAAATTATTACGATTTGGAAATCCTGGGGAAGAGAAGCCAGGTATTGAAAAAGCCAATGGAACACGAATAGACTGTAGTGCTTTTGGAGAAGATTGGACAGAAGACTTTTTGGACAAAGATGGTCTTAAAAGGCTGGCAATTTGGCTTGAAAGCAACGAAGCAAGTTGTCCAAAAGTAGGCAGTGATGTCCGTCTCGGCCCACCCATCAAGCGTCCATCCAAAATTATCTGCATCGGACTGAATTACTCCCTTCACGCCAAAGAAAGTGGCATGGATGTACCTAAGCAGCCGGTGATCTTTATGAAGGCCACGTCCTCCCTATGTGGTCCAAATGACGATATCATTATCCCACGCAACTCAGAAAAGACTGACTGGGAAGTAGAACTAGCCGTGATGATCGGGAAAAAAGCCAGTTATGTAGACAAGGAAAAAGCCATGGATTATGTCGCTGGATACTGTCTGCTTAACGATGTCTCGGAACGTGACTTTCAGCTGAATCACGGTGGACAATGGGTAAAAGGAAAGAGCAATGACCACTTCTCTCCGCTTGGCCCATACTTGGTTACCAAAGACGAAATCAAAGATCCGCACAACCTGAGACTTTGGCTAAAACGCAATGGTAAAATGCTTCAGGACAGCAATACGTCCGACTTGGTTTTTGACATCCCCACCTTGGTGAGTCACCTGAGCAACTATATGACATTACTTCCCGGAGATATCATTTCTACCGGAACCCCAGCAGGAGTAGGCCTTGGCCTCAATCCTCCTACTTACCTGAAAGAAGGTGATGTGGTAGAATTGGGCATAGATGGGCTGGGTACTTCCAGCCAAAAAGCCGTGAATTACAAAGGATAA
- a CDS encoding SDR family NAD(P)-dependent oxidoreductase gives MKNKTILITGGASGIGLAITTRFAEEGGNVYFIDYDQKAGEKAAYELTEKGLNVSFLQGDVSQTAEMQQTISSIPGDIDVLVNNAGISHVGNLENTAEEDFDRLYQVNVKGIYNCSLGALPKMKQKGGAIINMASVASTMGLPDRFAYSMTKGAVFAMTLSMARDYVEYNIRVNSIAPGRVHTPFVDGFLAKNYPGKEKEMFDKLAATQPIGRMGKPAEIAAMALYLSSDEASFLTGGNYPIDGGFVNLKM, from the coding sequence ATGAAAAATAAAACCATTTTAATTACTGGCGGCGCCAGTGGAATTGGCCTGGCCATCACCACACGTTTTGCCGAGGAAGGCGGAAACGTTTACTTTATTGACTATGACCAAAAAGCAGGAGAAAAGGCCGCCTATGAACTGACAGAAAAAGGTCTTAACGTCTCTTTCCTTCAAGGAGACGTGTCCCAAACGGCCGAAATGCAGCAGACCATTTCCTCCATTCCCGGAGACATTGACGTATTGGTCAACAATGCCGGAATTTCGCATGTGGGCAATCTGGAAAATACCGCAGAAGAAGATTTTGATAGACTCTATCAAGTCAATGTCAAAGGCATCTACAACTGTAGTCTTGGTGCACTTCCTAAGATGAAACAGAAAGGTGGAGCCATCATCAACATGGCCTCTGTGGCCTCTACAATGGGACTTCCTGACCGCTTTGCCTACTCTATGACCAAAGGAGCAGTCTTCGCCATGACCCTTTCTATGGCACGGGATTACGTAGAATACAATATCCGGGTAAACAGCATCGCTCCCGGACGGGTCCATACACCATTCGTAGATGGTTTTTTGGCAAAAAACTACCCTGGAAAAGAAAAGGAAATGTTTGACAAACTAGCCGCCACCCAACCCATCGGCAGAATGGGCAAACCAGCGGAAATTGCCGCAATGGCACTTTACCTCAGCTCTGACGAAGCATCCTTCCTTACTGGTGGAAACTATCCCATCGATGGAGGTTTTGTCAACCTGAAGATGTAA
- a CDS encoding L-fuconate dehydratase: MTIKITDYQVKDIRFPTSREKHGSDAMNPDPDYSAAYIILKTNQADLEGHGLTFTIGRGNEICCAALEAIAHHVIGKDLAAITADMGAFWREVNSDSQIRWLGPEKGVVHLATGALVNAVWDLYAKAEKKPLWKLLGEMTPEELLACIDFTYITDVLTKDEALAILKETGKGKKERISYLEENGYPGYTTSAGWLGYSDEKIRRLCREAKQEGWKHIKMKVGANLQDDIRRAGIIREEIGDDMFLMMDANQRWEVSEAIENMKELAKFNPLWIEEPTSPDDILGHKAIADAVHPILVATGEHCQNRVIFKQLMQAGALQICQIDSCRVGGVNENLAIMLIAKKFNIPVCPHAGGVGLCEYVQHLSMVDYISISGSMEGRVIEYVDHLHEHFIDPVIIKKGRYQAPKLPGYSIEIKAESLEEYDFATGPVWNEEPTKA; this comes from the coding sequence ATGACCATTAAGATCACAGACTACCAAGTCAAAGACATTCGCTTCCCTACAAGCAGGGAAAAACACGGCTCAGACGCCATGAATCCAGACCCGGATTATTCTGCTGCCTATATCATTCTAAAAACCAACCAAGCTGATTTGGAGGGCCACGGACTCACTTTTACGATTGGCCGTGGCAATGAAATTTGCTGTGCAGCACTGGAAGCCATTGCCCATCATGTAATAGGTAAGGACCTGGCAGCGATCACCGCTGATATGGGAGCATTCTGGCGAGAAGTAAACAGTGACAGCCAAATCAGATGGCTAGGGCCGGAAAAGGGCGTTGTGCATTTGGCCACTGGAGCATTGGTGAATGCCGTCTGGGACTTATATGCCAAGGCAGAAAAAAAACCGCTCTGGAAACTGCTGGGAGAGATGACACCCGAGGAACTGCTTGCATGCATTGATTTCACATACATCACTGATGTGCTCACCAAGGACGAAGCTCTCGCCATCCTTAAAGAAACGGGAAAAGGTAAAAAAGAACGTATCAGCTACTTGGAAGAAAACGGCTATCCTGGCTACACCACATCAGCTGGATGGTTGGGTTATTCTGACGAAAAAATCAGAAGGCTCTGCCGTGAGGCCAAACAAGAAGGCTGGAAACACATCAAAATGAAAGTCGGCGCCAACCTTCAGGACGATATCCGCCGTGCTGGCATCATCCGGGAAGAAATCGGGGATGATATGTTCCTGATGATGGATGCCAACCAGCGGTGGGAAGTATCCGAAGCCATTGAAAACATGAAAGAATTGGCTAAATTTAATCCGCTTTGGATAGAAGAGCCTACAAGCCCGGATGATATTTTAGGCCATAAGGCAATTGCCGATGCAGTTCACCCTATTTTAGTAGCCACAGGCGAACATTGCCAAAACAGGGTGATTTTCAAACAGTTGATGCAAGCAGGAGCACTCCAAATCTGCCAAATCGATAGTTGCCGGGTTGGTGGCGTCAACGAAAACCTGGCCATCATGCTCATAGCCAAGAAATTCAACATTCCAGTATGTCCACATGCCGGCGGGGTCGGCCTCTGTGAATATGTGCAACACTTGTCCATGGTGGACTACATTTCCATCAGTGGCAGCATGGAAGGTCGCGTCATCGAATATGTCGATCACCTGCATGAGCACTTCATAGATCCAGTGATCATCAAAAAGGGTCGCTATCAAGCTCCAAAGCTCCCTGGCTACAGCATCGAAATCAAAGCTGAATCCCTGGAAGAATATGACTTTGCGACTGGCCCTGTCTGGAACGAAGAACCAACCAAAGCTTAA
- a CDS encoding AraC family transcriptional regulator, with amino-acid sequence MKAKLLERKSPFDRSFMVAKHSYAYFLDVWHYHSELELVYITKSSGTRFIGDNIEQFKEGDLILIGENLPHLWQNDPEYFTAKNEGSAEAYSIHFNKHFAGADFMMLPEMKGVKNLLDRANQGIKFIGNIKSRALGIFEELLVLEGIHKLVKLMDFLAQLSEEKDYEVLSTDGFSFPLHITGDDRVDKVFSFTFNNFKRNISLEEVAELVHLNPTAFCRYFKKSTKKTYSKFLNEIRVGYACKLLIEERLNISEVGYECGFNNLSNFNRQFKNVMDISPSEYLKKHKRHR; translated from the coding sequence ATGAAAGCCAAATTATTAGAAAGAAAAAGCCCATTTGACCGTTCCTTTATGGTAGCCAAACATTCCTATGCCTATTTTCTGGATGTGTGGCATTACCATAGTGAACTGGAATTGGTATACATAACCAAAAGTAGCGGTACCAGGTTTATTGGCGACAATATTGAGCAATTTAAAGAAGGCGATCTGATCTTGATAGGGGAAAACCTTCCCCACCTTTGGCAAAATGACCCGGAGTATTTTACTGCTAAGAATGAGGGGAGTGCCGAGGCGTATAGCATCCATTTCAATAAGCATTTTGCTGGTGCCGATTTTATGATGTTACCTGAAATGAAAGGAGTGAAAAACCTACTTGATCGGGCAAATCAAGGTATTAAATTTATTGGAAATATCAAGAGTCGGGCTTTGGGGATTTTCGAGGAACTACTAGTACTGGAAGGCATACACAAGTTAGTGAAGTTGATGGATTTTTTAGCGCAGCTTTCAGAAGAAAAGGACTATGAAGTCCTCAGTACGGATGGATTTAGCTTTCCGCTTCACATCACGGGTGATGATCGCGTGGACAAGGTATTTTCCTTTACGTTCAATAATTTTAAGCGGAATATTTCTCTTGAGGAAGTGGCGGAATTGGTACATCTCAATCCAACGGCCTTTTGCAGGTATTTTAAAAAATCCACCAAAAAGACTTATTCAAAGTTCCTAAATGAAATCAGGGTGGGGTATGCATGTAAATTACTGATAGAGGAGCGCTTAAATATCTCGGAGGTTGGTTATGAGTGTGGTTTTAATAACTTGTCCAACTTTAACCGACAATTCAAAAATGTGATGGATATTTCTCCTTCAGAATACCTTAAAAAGCACAAAAGACACCGATAG
- the arfB gene encoding alternative ribosome rescue aminoacyl-tRNA hydrolase ArfB, translated as MRNASQISRLDFSHEVTFKTAKSGGPGGQNVNKVNTKVQLVFDVRSSQILTEDEKDKVLGHLATKLNADGHIQVVVQESRSQRQNKALALQKFSLLISKVFVRKKKRKPTKPTKAAVKKRLENKKRKGEKKQWRRKL; from the coding sequence ATGCGGAACGCATCACAGATTTCCCGTTTGGATTTTAGCCATGAGGTTACTTTTAAGACCGCCAAAAGCGGTGGTCCAGGTGGGCAAAATGTCAATAAGGTAAATACCAAGGTTCAGTTGGTTTTTGACGTCAGAAGTTCCCAAATCCTTACAGAAGATGAGAAAGACAAGGTGCTGGGGCATTTGGCTACCAAACTCAATGCCGATGGGCATATCCAGGTGGTGGTGCAGGAAAGTCGGTCACAGCGACAAAATAAAGCTTTGGCACTACAAAAGTTCAGTCTTTTGATCAGCAAGGTATTTGTAAGAAAGAAAAAGCGAAAACCCACCAAGCCGACCAAAGCCGCTGTCAAAAAGCGACTTGAGAACAAAAAGCGGAAAGGGGAGAAGAAGCAGTGGAGAAGGAAGCTGTAG
- a CDS encoding cation diffusion facilitator family transporter has translation MKHPMSHHHHHHGHQNIKLAFFLNLGFTILEFFGGLYVNSIAIISDALHDLGDSLSLGLSWYLANKSNKKATNTFTFGYKRFSLLGALSNGLILFAGSLFIIKEAVTRIIYPEPSDAQGMMIFAIIGVLVNGFAAYRLSHGKTLNEKVISWHLIEDVLGWAAVLVASIIMLFVDTPYIDPVLSLLITLYILWNVVKRLKETLMIFLQASPSEINEKEINEKLLQLPHVQSLHHVHIWSLDGEKHVFTAHIKLKEVQGFGDVLTLKKALKKLLKAYPFSHHTIEIELPEEECAMEPFEEEKK, from the coding sequence ATGAAACACCCTATGTCGCATCACCACCATCACCATGGGCACCAGAACATAAAGCTGGCTTTTTTTCTTAACCTTGGCTTTACCATTTTGGAGTTTTTCGGAGGGCTATATGTCAACAGTATTGCGATCATATCAGACGCCCTTCACGATTTAGGCGATAGCCTTTCCTTGGGACTTTCTTGGTACCTCGCAAACAAATCAAATAAAAAAGCTACCAATACCTTTACCTTTGGCTACAAAAGGTTCTCATTGCTGGGTGCACTGAGCAACGGGCTAATCCTGTTCGCGGGATCACTCTTTATCATCAAAGAAGCTGTCACCAGGATCATTTACCCAGAACCCTCCGATGCACAGGGTATGATGATCTTTGCCATTATCGGTGTACTGGTCAATGGGTTTGCTGCTTATCGTCTGAGCCATGGCAAAACCCTCAACGAAAAAGTGATTTCTTGGCACTTGATTGAAGATGTACTTGGCTGGGCGGCAGTGCTGGTAGCATCCATCATTATGCTTTTTGTGGACACACCGTATATCGACCCGGTGCTTTCACTACTGATTACCTTGTACATCCTTTGGAATGTCGTCAAAAGACTTAAGGAAACGTTGATGATTTTTTTACAGGCCAGTCCAAGCGAAATCAATGAAAAAGAAATCAATGAAAAATTACTTCAACTACCCCACGTACAATCACTTCACCATGTACACATCTGGTCACTGGATGGTGAAAAACACGTCTTTACTGCCCATATAAAGCTCAAAGAAGTACAAGGATTTGGGGATGTGCTTACCTTAAAAAAGGCCCTTAAAAAGCTCCTCAAGGCTTACCCTTTTTCCCACCATACCATTGAAATAGAACTCCCTGAAGAAGAATGTGCCATGGAACCTTTTGAAGAAGAAAAAAAATAG
- a CDS encoding YdeI/OmpD-associated family protein, whose translation MKVFSTHLEKFDSNLWQYHLPVPDDIAITFIEGEDRRVICKIGTISFHAALMKSKAYWFILFNTSLREKLGFQGGEKVTIRLEKDRSEFGHDMPEELQVLLDQDEEGNRYFRSLTIGKQRSLVYIVTKVKNSNSRLNKALAIVEHLKEVNGVLDFKMLNEKIKFYNNLGM comes from the coding sequence ATGAAAGTATTCAGTACCCATTTGGAAAAATTCGATTCCAATCTTTGGCAGTATCATTTGCCCGTACCAGATGATATTGCAATCACTTTTATAGAAGGAGAAGACCGTAGGGTAATCTGTAAAATTGGTACCATTAGCTTTCATGCAGCACTAATGAAAAGCAAAGCCTACTGGTTTATCTTATTCAATACCTCCTTGAGGGAGAAATTGGGGTTCCAAGGGGGAGAAAAGGTAACCATCCGGCTTGAAAAAGACCGCTCCGAATTTGGTCATGATATGCCCGAAGAGCTTCAGGTGCTCCTTGACCAAGATGAAGAGGGGAACAGGTATTTTCGCTCCCTGACCATAGGCAAGCAAAGAAGCCTGGTCTATATCGTCACCAAAGTAAAAAACAGCAACAGCCGATTAAACAAAGCCTTGGCCATTGTGGAGCATCTCAAGGAGGTAAATGGTGTCCTGGATTTTAAAATGCTCAACGAAAAGATCAAATTTTACAACAACTTGGGAATGTAA
- the gap gene encoding type I glyceraldehyde-3-phosphate dehydrogenase, with amino-acid sequence MTKVNVAINGFGRIGRYVFKLLQQHPDINVVAINDLMDITNLAHLLKYDSVHGKFLAEIIPQPNSLLVNGKTIRIYGEKSPKKLPWKALDVDIVIECTGRFVEKEKAEGHLKAGARRVVISAPALGNVPTIVLGVNDAMLAGNEVIVSNASCTTNCLAPMVKVLEDHFGIEKGFVSTVHSYTADQNLQDAPHRDLRRARAAACSIIPTTTNAAKAVELVLPHIKGKLHAMAYRVPVPDGSLTEMNVVLKRETTKEEINKIMLEAANTSMKGYIEYTEDPLVSVDIIGNPHSCIFDASLTEANGSLVKIIGWYDNESGYANRVVDLIGKISRFDHT; translated from the coding sequence ATGACCAAAGTCAATGTGGCCATTAATGGCTTCGGGCGGATCGGACGCTATGTATTTAAGCTACTTCAGCAACATCCAGACATAAATGTAGTGGCCATCAATGACCTGATGGACATCACAAACCTTGCGCACTTGCTCAAGTACGACTCCGTTCATGGAAAATTTCTGGCCGAGATTATTCCCCAGCCCAATTCACTCCTTGTAAACGGTAAAACCATTCGCATCTATGGAGAGAAATCTCCCAAAAAGCTTCCTTGGAAAGCATTGGATGTAGACATCGTCATCGAATGTACGGGGAGATTTGTTGAAAAAGAGAAAGCAGAAGGTCACTTAAAAGCCGGCGCCAGACGAGTGGTCATCTCCGCTCCTGCTTTGGGGAATGTGCCCACGATAGTACTTGGCGTGAACGATGCCATGCTCGCAGGGAACGAAGTCATCGTCTCCAATGCCTCGTGCACGACCAATTGCCTGGCTCCTATGGTAAAAGTCTTGGAAGACCATTTCGGCATCGAAAAAGGCTTTGTCTCTACGGTCCATTCTTACACGGCTGACCAAAACCTACAAGATGCTCCTCACCGTGATCTGAGAAGGGCTCGCGCTGCTGCCTGTTCCATTATTCCGACCACTACAAATGCCGCAAAAGCCGTGGAACTGGTCCTTCCACACATCAAAGGAAAATTGCATGCCATGGCCTACCGGGTGCCGGTTCCAGACGGATCTCTTACCGAAATGAATGTGGTGCTAAAGAGAGAAACCACCAAAGAAGAAATCAATAAAATCATGCTTGAGGCTGCTAATACGAGCATGAAGGGTTATATTGAATACACGGAAGACCCATTGGTGTCTGTAGACATCATCGGGAATCCCCATTCCTGTATTTTCGATGCCAGCCTCACCGAAGCCAATGGCTCTCTGGTCAAAATCATCGGATGGTATGACAATGAATCTGGATATGCGAACCGAGTAGTTGATCTAATTGGTAAAATCAGCCGTTTTGACCATACATAA
- the dnaB gene encoding replicative DNA helicase, with product MAERNTAGRERNPIRRKNNLEQSLTGGVGKIPPQATDLEEAVLGALMLEKEAITAVVDILKPDSFYKDAHREIYDAILQLFNESEPIDLLTVTNKLRKNGKLEVAGGAYYITELTSKISSAANIEYHARIITEMAMKRQMIRICSEIQKDAYEETTDVFELLDTMEQSLFEISENNIRKNYADMKSIMREAITELEGKKDLADGLTGVPSGFTALDRVTSGWQKSDLVIIAARPAMGKTAFVLSVLRNASVDHSRPVAIFSLEMSAVQLVNRLISSEAELDSEKIKKGNLADYEWEQLIHKTSKLSSAPLFVDDTPALSILELRAKCRRLKAQSDIQMIVIDYLQLMSGDSKASASGNREQEISSISRALKKIAKELEVPVIALSQLSRAVETRGGDKRPQLSDLRESGAIEQDADIVMFLYRPEYYGINEDEEGNSTMGTGEVIIAKHRSGSLETVKLRFIGKYTKFTDLDLNVPYQPQGQEAMYGNKFPSAAGGKGFDDSNMIRIQSKANGPDEEEGFPGGLGSNDPAPF from the coding sequence ATGGCAGAAAGAAATACCGCAGGAAGGGAGCGTAATCCAATCAGAAGAAAAAATAACTTAGAGCAAAGTTTGACAGGAGGCGTGGGCAAGATTCCGCCACAGGCCACCGATTTGGAAGAGGCAGTGCTTGGCGCATTGATGTTGGAAAAAGAAGCCATTACCGCCGTAGTGGATATTCTGAAACCAGATAGTTTTTATAAAGATGCCCATAGGGAAATCTATGATGCGATTTTGCAGCTTTTTAACGAGAGTGAACCAATAGACCTGTTAACGGTAACCAACAAGCTCAGGAAGAATGGGAAGCTGGAAGTAGCGGGAGGAGCCTACTATATCACTGAACTTACTTCTAAGATATCTTCTGCTGCCAATATAGAGTATCACGCTCGGATCATTACAGAAATGGCCATGAAGCGCCAAATGATCCGAATTTGCTCCGAGATTCAGAAAGATGCCTATGAGGAAACGACCGATGTGTTTGAGCTATTGGACACCATGGAGCAATCGCTATTTGAAATATCCGAAAACAATATCCGAAAAAATTATGCCGACATGAAATCCATTATGCGGGAGGCCATTACGGAGCTGGAAGGAAAGAAAGATTTGGCTGATGGGCTTACCGGTGTACCAAGTGGATTTACGGCATTGGATAGGGTGACCTCGGGCTGGCAAAAATCCGATTTGGTGATTATTGCTGCCCGTCCTGCGATGGGTAAAACGGCCTTTGTGCTTTCTGTACTTCGAAATGCCTCGGTGGATCACAGTAGGCCAGTGGCTATATTTTCCCTGGAGATGTCAGCCGTCCAGTTGGTAAACCGTCTCATTTCATCCGAGGCGGAATTGGACTCAGAGAAGATCAAGAAAGGAAACTTGGCAGATTATGAGTGGGAGCAGCTGATCCATAAGACCAGTAAACTTTCCTCTGCGCCGCTATTTGTGGATGATACGCCTGCCTTGTCCATTTTGGAACTTCGCGCAAAATGTCGCCGATTAAAGGCACAGAGTGATATCCAGATGATCGTAATTGATTACCTTCAGCTGATGTCTGGTGATTCCAAAGCCAGTGCAAGTGGTAACCGTGAGCAGGAGATTTCCAGTATTTCCAGGGCACTTAAGAAAATTGCCAAGGAGCTTGAAGTACCGGTGATCGCACTTTCCCAGTTGTCAAGGGCGGTAGAAACACGGGGTGGAGATAAACGTCCACAGCTGTCCGATTTGAGGGAATCCGGAGCCATCGAGCAGGATGCGGATATCGTTATGTTCCTTTATCGACCAGAATACTATGGTATCAACGAGGATGAGGAAGGCAATAGTACCATGGGCACTGGAGAGGTGATTATTGCTAAGCATAGGAGTGGTTCATTGGAGACGGTCAAGCTGCGATTTATCGGTAAATATACCAAGTTTACGGACCTGGACTTGAATGTCCCTTATCAGCCGCAAGGTCAGGAAGCCATGTATGGCAATAAATTCCCAAGTGCCGCTGGTGGTAAAGGATTTGACGATTCGAATATGATCAGGATCCAGAGCAAAGCCAATGGGCCTGACGAAGAGGAAGGTTTCCCGGGAGGACTGGGCAGCAATGATCCTGCACCGTTCTAG
- a CDS encoding zinc-binding dehydrogenase → MLGLVLDQDNPSGITVKEVELSSLKPNEVKVKVKAAALNHRDEWCRQGKYPNIKNGVILGSDGAGVVEEVGDKVDKKWLGEEVIINAANFWGDKQEVQSGDFQILGMPGNGTLAEYVQVDASRLCKKPAHLSFEAAAVLPLAGLTAYRAAFYHGKVKQGMKMLVTGFGGGVAQFAAQYGIAAGAEVYVNSGHEEKLKKAKELGVSGGFNYNDENWVQHALDQTGGVELIIDSAMGATFADSIKALRPGGKLVFYGATLGNPPMLDARRVFWNQLTIQGTTMGSDKDFDEMVEYVTEQGITPLVDSVFDFSNAVEAFERMAAGEQTGKIVVKI, encoded by the coding sequence ATGCTAGGACTTGTTTTAGATCAGGATAACCCTTCAGGAATCACTGTCAAGGAGGTGGAATTGTCAAGCCTAAAACCCAATGAGGTCAAAGTGAAAGTAAAAGCCGCCGCTTTGAACCACCGTGATGAGTGGTGCCGGCAAGGGAAATATCCCAATATCAAAAATGGGGTCATTTTGGGATCCGATGGTGCCGGAGTGGTGGAAGAAGTAGGAGACAAGGTGGACAAAAAGTGGTTAGGCGAGGAAGTCATTATCAATGCTGCTAATTTTTGGGGGGATAAGCAAGAAGTCCAATCGGGAGATTTTCAGATTTTGGGAATGCCCGGCAATGGGACCCTCGCAGAATATGTACAAGTGGATGCCTCCAGGTTATGTAAAAAACCGGCTCATTTATCATTTGAAGCAGCGGCGGTATTGCCATTGGCAGGTTTGACAGCATATCGAGCGGCTTTTTATCACGGAAAGGTGAAGCAGGGAATGAAAATGTTAGTTACCGGTTTTGGAGGAGGCGTGGCCCAGTTTGCCGCCCAATATGGTATCGCTGCAGGTGCTGAAGTCTATGTGAATAGTGGGCATGAGGAAAAGTTAAAAAAGGCAAAGGAGCTGGGTGTGTCCGGTGGCTTCAATTACAATGATGAAAATTGGGTCCAGCATGCGCTGGATCAAACGGGTGGGGTTGAATTGATCATCGATTCGGCCATGGGAGCTACTTTTGCTGATTCGATCAAAGCATTGCGACCTGGCGGCAAACTGGTTTTTTATGGTGCTACCCTCGGCAATCCACCGATGCTGGATGCCAGAAGGGTTTTTTGGAACCAATTGACCATTCAGGGCACTACTATGGGAAGTGACAAGGATTTTGATGAAATGGTGGAGTATGTAACTGAACAAGGGATCACTCCCCTGGTGGATTCCGTTTTTGATTTTTCGAATGCCGTGGAGGCATTTGAGCGAATGGCGGCTGGAGAGCAGACAGGAAAAATCGTGGTGAAAATATAA
- a CDS encoding tetratricopeptide repeat protein, which produces MNNLSRIELLQQFAKDEPDNPFNLYALALEYQNSDLKKAVSYFDELLDKHPAYLPTYFHAAALNAEIEEIEKALSIYKSGIELAKTKNDQHALKELKNAFQNFLFENDLDE; this is translated from the coding sequence ATGAATAATTTATCGAGAATTGAATTGTTACAGCAATTTGCGAAAGATGAACCTGATAATCCTTTTAACCTTTATGCCCTGGCGCTAGAATATCAAAACAGCGACTTGAAGAAAGCTGTAAGCTATTTTGATGAATTGCTAGACAAACATCCAGCATACCTCCCCACCTACTTTCATGCGGCTGCTTTGAATGCAGAGATAGAAGAGATCGAAAAAGCACTTTCCATCTACAAATCAGGCATCGAACTTGCCAAAACCAAAAATGATCAGCACGCCTTAAAGGAGCTCAAAAACGCTTTCCAAAACTTCCTGTTCGAAAACGATTTGGATGAATAA